The following proteins come from a genomic window of Bombyx mori chromosome 18, ASM3026992v2:
- the LOC100037424 gene encoding vacuolar ATP synthase catalytic subunit A (The RefSeq protein has 2 frameshifts and aligns at 99% coverage compared to this genomic sequence), which yields MASKGGLRTIANEENEERFGYVFAVSGPVVTAEKMSGSAMYELVRVGYNELVGEIIRLEGDMATIQVYEETSGVTVGDPVLRTGKPLSVELGPGILGSIFDGIQRPLKDINELTQSIYIPKGINVPSLAREVDWEFNPLNVKVGSHITGGDLYGIVHENTLVKHRMLVPPKAKGTVTYIAPAGNYKVTDVVLETEFDGERQKYSMLQVWPVRQPRPVTEKLPANHPLLTGQRVLDSLFPCVQGGTTAIPGAFGCGKTVISQALSKYSNSDVIIYVGCGERGNEMSEVLRDFPELTVEIEGVTESIMKRTALVANTSNMPVAAREASIYTGITLSEYFRDMGYNVSMMADSTSRWAEALREISGRLAEMPADSGYPAYLGARLASFYERAGRVKCLGNPDREGSVSIVGAVSPPGGDFSDPVTAATLGIVQVFWGLDKKLAQRKHFPSINWLISYSKYMRALDDFYEKNYPEFVPLRTKVKEILQEEEDLSEIVQLVGKASLAETDKITLEVAKLLKDDFLQQNSYSSYDRFCPFYKTVGMLKNIITFYDMSRHAVESTAQSDNKVTWNVIRDAHGHVLYQLSSMKFKDPVKDGEPKIKADFDQLLEDMSAAFRNLED from the exons ATGGCGAGCAAAGGCGGTTTGAGGACGATCGCCAATGAGGAGAATGAGGAGAGGTTCGGATATGTCTTCGCCGTATCTGGACCCG TCGTCACTGCCGAAAAGATGTCCGGATCTGCTATGTACGAGTTGGTCCGTGTCGGTTACAATGAACTCGTCGGTGAGATTATCCGTCTTGAAGGTGACATGGCCACCATCCAG GTATACGAAGAAACTTCAGGTGTAACTGTAGGTGATCCAGTACTCCGTACTGGAAAGCCTTTGTCAGTAGAACTTGGTCCCGGTATCTTGGGTTCCATCTTTGACGGTATTCAGCGTCCCCTCAAGGACATCAACGAGCTGACTCAGTCCATCTACATCCCCAAGGGTATCAACGTGCCTTCCCTGGCCAGGGAGGTTGACTGGGAATTTAACCCATTAAATGTTAAG GTCGGGTCCCACATCACCGGTGGAGATTTGTATGGTATTGTACACGAGAACACTCTGGTCAAGCACAGGATGTTGGTCCCGCCCAAAGCCAAGGGAACAGTTACCTATATCGCACCGGCCGGGAACTACAAAGTCACA GACGTGGTGCTGGAGACGGAGTTCGACGGTGAGCGGCAGAAGTACAGCATGTTGCAGGTGTGGCCCGTGCGCCAGCCGCGCCCCGTCACCGAGAAGCTGCCCGCCAACCACCCGCTGCTCACCGGGCAGCGCGTGCTCGACTCGCTCTTCCC TTGCGTGCAGGGAGGTACCACGGCCATCCCCGGGGCTTTCGGTTGCGGCAAAACTGTCATCTCCCAAGCCCTGTCCAAGTACTCCAACTCTGACGTCATCATCTACGTCGGCTGCGGCGAGCGCG GTAACGAGATGTCCGAGGTGCTCCGCGACTTCCCGGAGCTGACGGTGGAGATCGAGGGCGTGACGGAGTCCATCATGAAGCGCACGGCGCTGGTGGCCAACACCTCCAACATGCCCGTGGCGGCGCGCGAGGCTTCCATCTATACCG GCATCACGCTGTCGGAGTACTTCCGCGACATGGGCTACAACGTGTCGATGATGGCGGACTCGACGTCCCGTTGGGCGGAGGCGCTGCGTGAGATCTCTGGTCGCCTGGCGGAGATGCCGGCCGACTCGGGCTACCCCGCCTACCTGGGCGCGCGCCTCGCCTCCTTCTACGAGCGCGCCGGCAGGGTCAAGTGCCTCGGCAACCCGGACCGGGAAG GCTCGGTGTCCATCGTGGGCGCGGTGTCGCCGCCCGGCGGAGACTTCTCGGACCCGGTGACGGCGGCCACGCTCGGCATCGTGCAGGTGTTCTGGGGGCTCGACAAGAAGCTGGCGCAGCGGAAGCACTTCCCCTCCATCAACTGGCTCATTTCATACAG CAAGTACATGCGCGCCCTCGACGACTTCTACGAGAAGAACTACCCCGAGTTCGTCCCGCTCAGGACCAAG GTCAAGGAGATCCTGCAGGAGGAAGAGGACCTGTCCGAAATCGTGCAGCTGGTCGGCAAGGCGTCCCTCGCGGAAACTGACAAGATCACGCTCGAGGTCGCCAAGCTGCTCAAAGACGACTTCCTGCAACAGAACAG CTATTCGTCGTACGATCGCTTCTGCCCGTTCTACAAGACGGTGGGCATGCTGAAGAACATCATCACGTTCTACGACATGTCGCGGCACGCGGTGGAGTCCACGGCGCAGTCCGACAACAAGGTCACGTGGAACGTCATCCGCGACG ATGGGCA CGTGCTCTACCAGCTCTCCTCCATGAAGTTCAAG GACCCAGTGAAAGACGGTGAACCTAAGATCAAGGCCGATTTCGACCAGCTTTTAGAAGATATGTCTGCCGCTTTCCGCAACCTCGAGGACTAA